In Fusarium oxysporum Fo47 chromosome XI, complete sequence, the following are encoded in one genomic region:
- a CDS encoding heterokaryon incompatibility protein-domain-containing protein, whose translation MRLINVETLELESFTGEHGGSIPTYAILSHVWTSQEVSLQQMSGLSPLPEESKGYRKIVDFCAKAKAEGFEYGWIDTCCIDKTSSAELSEAINSMFQWYRKSAACYVYLNDVSSAENPRLSDSRFRKSRWFTRGWTLQELLAPHEVIFLADDWREIGTKASLSATISDVTKIDTATLVNHTWSHVSVAGIMSWASMRQTTRLEDQAYSLMGLFDVNMPLIYGEGPKAFYRLQVEIMKTTNDDSIFAWSTEPLQDRGYSPSEGASTRGFRFLGLLAPSTACFRDSHDIKAPRDLSRSHAPYDMVKQDVSLTAVVVRLCSLPADPKQLGDIDRVDVVGTLRFSNNVRAVDHGLVITPARRDAKGIKIMCLVAVLRCWNKDGYIGIPIKRLASGAYQRVENGHRCRWFKVRLMPLRLTLKSEEEKAPDESEYTLRQFDSESREKGPPADPPETILVRAYVPLDLPSDSTFLSAKASHRHAPLQFRSLPFNNSYYTIQAYSTNNAIPLVPDVQPHAQAIEIINGLINTLPEMRIGFRPSVADSDLPPFTIHTRMTERPHGIQVGCLIGSDQARDETTDAEFTDIDMKSVSTTMPLTTDLSLIIRVRRGVPRDTTCYLNVSVEKQLSWAEDVEHWPATLGDKSLSSSEMSLNRTFTDNSI comes from the coding sequence ATGCGACTTATCAACGTCGAAACTCTCGAGTTAGAGTCCTTCACAGGCGAACATGGAGGCTCAATACCAACATATGCGATCCTATCGCACGTATGGACGTCCCAGGAAGTGTCACTACAGCAAATGAGCGGGCTGAGCCCTCTTCCAGAAGAGTCGAAAGGCTACAGAAAAATCGTGGACTTTTGCGCAAAGGCGAAAGCCGAGGGATTTGAGTACGGCTGGATAGACACCTGTTGTATAGACAAGACGTCTAGCGCAGAGCTTTCCGAGGCAATTAACTCGATGTTTCAGTGGTATCGGAAGTCTGCAGCGTGCTATGTCTATCTGAATGATGTCAGCTCCGCCGAGAACCCAAGATTATCGGACTCGAGGTTCCGCAAAAGTCGATGGTTCACGCGCGGATGGACTCTTCAGGAGCTCCTTGCCCCCCACGAAGTGATCTTTCTTGCCGACGACTGGCGGGAGATTGGTACCAAGGCTAGCCTGAGTGCAACTATCTCAGATGTCACCAAGATTGATACAGCCACGTTGGTGAATCATACCTGGTCACATGTCAGCGTTGCTGGGATCATGTCCTGGGCATCAATGCGGCAAACCACAAGACTAGAGGACCAAGCCTACTCTCTCATGGGTCTATTCGATGTTAATATGCCCTTGATCTACGGAGAGGGCCCCAAGGCTTTCTATCGACTCCAAGTGGAGATCATGAAGACAACAAACGATGACTCCATATTTGCTTGGTCTACAGAACCGCTACAAGATCGTGGATACTCTCCTAGTGAGGGAGCTTCTACGAGAGGCTTCCGTTTCCTCGGATTGCTAGCTCCATCGACTGCTTGCTTCAGGGATTCTCATGATATAAAAGCACCCAGAGATCTCTCCAGAAGTCATGCACCATACGACATGGTCAAGCAGGATGTTAGTCTCACGGCGGTAGTAGTTCGGCTTTGCTCTCTACCAGCTGACCCCAAGCAACTTGGAGATATCGATCGGGTGGATGTTGTCGGCACACTACGGTTCTCAAATAACGTGAGGGCAGTAGACCATGGTCTCGTTATCACGCCGGCAAGGCGAGACGCAAAAGGGATCAAGATAATGTGCTTGGTTGCGGTTCTACGCTGTTGGAACAAAGACGGCTATATCGGCATCCCTATTAAGCGTTTAGCATCTGGCGCTTATCAGAGGGTCGAAAATGGACACCGATGTCGTTGGTTCAAGGTCCGCTTGATGCCTTTACGACTGACACTAAAGagcgaagaagaaaaagctcCAGATGAATCGGAATACACCCTCAGACAATTTGACTCTGAGAGTAGAGAGAAGGGCCCACCTGCTGATCCACCAGAAACCATTCTTGTCAGAGCATACGTACCATTGGATCTGCCTTCAGACAGCACATTTCTTTCTGCCAAAGCCAGCCACCGTCATGCACCTCTCCAGTTCCGTTCACTGCCTTTCAACAATAGTTATTACACAATACAGGCTTACAGTACCAATAACGCCATACCGCTGGTGCCTGACGTGCAACCTCATGCTCAGGCTATCGAGATTATCAATGGACTTATCAATACTCTACCGGAAATGCGTATTGGGTTTCGCCCCAGTGTAGCAGATAGTGATCTGCCACCTTTCACGATACACACAAGAATGACAGAAAGGCCTCATGGCATCCAAGTTGGGTGCTTGATTGGAAGTGACCAAGCCCGAGATGAGACGACGGATGCTGAATTCACCGACATTGACATGAAAAGCGTCTCCACCACGATGCCTCTCACGACAGACCTATCTCTCATTATCAGAGTGAGACGCGGTGTTCCTCGGGATACGACTTGTTATTTAAATGTGAGCGTTGAGAAGCAGTTGTCATGGGCGGAAGATGTAGAACATTGGCCTGCTACGCTTGGAGACAAAAGCCTGTCAAGCTCAGAGATGTCGCTCAATCGTACCTTCACAGACAATTCAATATGA